One stretch of Rhodanobacteraceae bacterium DNA includes these proteins:
- the dcp gene encoding peptidyl-dipeptidase Dcp, with amino-acid sequence MTRTFALAASMLMLAACNQTPSEPTPTAESKPAAMPAPAANPLLTASTLPYQAPPFDLIKDEHYLPAFEQGMSEQLAQIAKIADSAEPPTFENTVEAMERTGETLNRVRRIFQGLVQADTNDARKAIQEEINPKLAAHQDEILLNAKLFARVKAVYDARESLTDPEQKRLVEVDYDRFIRAGANLSETEKDMMRKFNVEETTLSTKFHTQLVAATAAAAVVVDDVAQLDGLSEGEIAAAAAAAKARDMDGKWLLSLQNTTTQPVLASLKNRELRARVLKASETRTEQSDDNDTRAAVQRLAQLRAEKAKLLGFATFADYQLGDQMAKTPDMALKLLTDTVPAATARALREAADIQKIIDDQKGGFTLTASDWDFYAEQVRKAKYDLDESEIKPYFEMNNVLENGVFYAATQMYGITFKERKDIPTYHADMRVFEVFNADGSPLALFYTDYFKRDSKSGGAWMDVFVEQDALAGTLPVVYNVCNFTKPAEGQPALISFDDVTTMFHEFGHALHGMFSNAKYPSIAGTNTSRDFVEFPSQFNEHWATEPTVFANYAKHYQTGEPMPQALVDKMVAAGKFNGGYATTEYLAAALLDMAWHTLPADAPLQDVNAFEADALKKFKVDLAQVPPRYRTTYFDHVWGGGYSAGYYAYFWSDVLNHDAYAWFKEHGGMTRENGQIFRDQILSRGNTVELATLYREFRGKDPSVEPLLENRGLK; translated from the coding sequence ATGACGCGAACTTTTGCGCTCGCTGCCAGCATGCTCATGCTGGCCGCCTGCAACCAGACGCCTTCCGAACCCACCCCAACGGCCGAGTCCAAACCTGCTGCCATGCCCGCGCCCGCTGCCAATCCGCTGCTCACCGCCAGCACGCTGCCCTACCAGGCGCCGCCCTTTGACTTGATCAAGGATGAGCACTATCTGCCGGCCTTCGAGCAGGGCATGAGTGAGCAGCTGGCCCAGATCGCGAAGATCGCCGACAGCGCCGAGCCGCCGACCTTCGAGAACACCGTCGAGGCCATGGAGCGCACCGGAGAGACGCTCAATCGCGTGCGCCGGATCTTCCAGGGTCTGGTCCAGGCCGACACCAACGATGCCCGCAAGGCGATTCAGGAAGAGATCAATCCCAAGCTTGCCGCGCATCAGGACGAGATCCTGCTGAACGCCAAGCTCTTCGCCCGGGTCAAGGCCGTCTACGATGCCCGCGAGTCGCTGACTGATCCCGAGCAGAAGCGTCTGGTCGAAGTCGATTACGACCGTTTCATACGCGCCGGCGCCAATCTGTCCGAGACGGAAAAGGACATGATGCGCAAGTTCAATGTCGAAGAGACCACGCTGTCGACCAAGTTCCATACCCAGCTGGTGGCGGCCACCGCGGCTGCTGCTGTGGTGGTGGATGATGTCGCGCAGCTCGATGGCTTGTCCGAGGGCGAAATCGCCGCAGCGGCCGCCGCCGCCAAGGCCCGCGACATGGACGGCAAATGGCTGCTGTCGCTGCAGAACACCACCACGCAGCCGGTGCTGGCTTCATTGAAGAACCGTGAGCTGCGCGCTCGGGTGCTCAAGGCTTCGGAAACCCGCACCGAACAATCCGATGACAACGATACCCGCGCGGCGGTCCAGCGCCTGGCGCAGCTGCGCGCGGAGAAGGCCAAGCTCCTGGGCTTTGCCACCTTTGCCGACTACCAGCTCGGCGATCAGATGGCCAAGACGCCGGACATGGCGCTGAAACTGCTGACCGACACCGTGCCTGCCGCAACGGCACGGGCGCTGCGGGAAGCGGCCGACATCCAGAAGATCATCGATGACCAGAAGGGAGGGTTCACACTCACGGCGTCCGACTGGGACTTCTATGCCGAGCAGGTACGCAAGGCCAAGTACGATCTGGACGAGTCCGAGATCAAGCCCTATTTCGAGATGAACAACGTGCTGGAAAACGGCGTGTTCTACGCCGCCACCCAGATGTACGGCATCACCTTCAAGGAACGCAAGGACATCCCGACCTACCACGCCGACATGCGTGTTTTCGAGGTGTTCAATGCTGACGGCAGTCCGCTGGCCTTGTTCTACACCGACTACTTCAAGCGCGACAGCAAGTCCGGTGGCGCCTGGATGGATGTGTTCGTGGAGCAGGATGCACTGGCCGGCACGCTGCCGGTGGTTTACAACGTCTGCAATTTCACCAAGCCGGCCGAGGGTCAGCCGGCGCTGATCAGCTTCGACGACGTCACCACCATGTTCCACGAATTCGGCCATGCCCTGCATGGCATGTTCTCGAACGCCAAGTATCCGTCGATTGCCGGTACCAACACCTCGCGTGACTTCGTCGAGTTCCCCTCGCAGTTCAACGAGCACTGGGCGACCGAGCCGACGGTGTTCGCCAACTACGCCAAGCACTACCAGACGGGCGAACCCATGCCGCAGGCGCTGGTCGACAAGATGGTGGCTGCAGGCAAGTTCAACGGCGGCTATGCCACCACCGAATATCTGGCCGCTGCGCTGCTCGACATGGCCTGGCACACGCTGCCGGCCGATGCGCCGCTGCAGGATGTGAATGCCTTCGAGGCGGATGCGCTCAAGAAGTTCAAGGTCGATCTGGCGCAGGTGCCGCCGCGCTACCGCACCACCTATTTCGACCATGTCTGGGGCGGCGGCTACTCGGCCGGCTACTACGCCTACTTCTGGTCGGACGTGCTCAATCACGATGCGTACGCGTGGTTCAAGGAACACGGCGGCATGACCCGCGAGAACGGTCAGATCTTCCGCGATCAGATCCTTTCGCGCGGCAACACCGTCGAACTGGCCACGCTCTACCGCGAGTTCCGCGGCAAGGACCCGAGTGTCGAGCCGCTGCTGGAGAATCGCGGTCTGAAGTAG
- a CDS encoding DUF3291 domain-containing protein, with translation MSAFELAQLNIAQMRTPLDSPEMADFVANLDRINALAESFAGFVWRLQDEAGNATAPRPMGESTLVNISVWRDVAALREFVYKSAHVEIMRRRREWFDAMEQASMVLWWVPAGHRPDESEAVAKLALLRAQGPSPEAFTFRQPYAAPDAESASISP, from the coding sequence ATGTCCGCTTTCGAATTGGCGCAGCTCAACATTGCCCAGATGCGTACGCCATTGGACTCGCCGGAGATGGCTGATTTCGTGGCAAACCTTGATCGTATCAATGCCTTGGCTGAGAGCTTCGCGGGCTTTGTTTGGCGTCTGCAGGATGAGGCAGGCAACGCGACGGCGCCACGCCCGATGGGAGAGTCCACCCTGGTCAATATCTCGGTGTGGCGGGATGTGGCGGCACTCCGTGAATTTGTCTACAAGAGCGCACATGTCGAGATCATGCGTCGCCGCCGGGAATGGTTTGACGCCATGGAACAAGCCTCGATGGTGCTGTGGTGGGTGCCTGCAGGGCATCGCCCGGACGAGTCTGAAGCTGTCGCCAAGCTTGCCCTGCTGCGGGCGCAAGGTCCGAGCCCCGAGGCCTTCACTTTTCGTCAGCCCTACGCCGCGCCGGATGCCGAGTCTGCGTCGATCAGCCCCTGA